The DNA sequence ACTCACGGATAACAATTCTCAAGTTTCAAATATCGAGAAAAAGATCAAatatttataacataagatttcaaataatcattgcatcATCAAGTCATCAAGCATGATTGCATTGAAtatgaagcatcttcaatcattTTATAACCGataattttaattctaatgatctttcctttattgttttgtctagagagctttatggggtattttggatctccggtaataagccttaagcatccactatcaaaatattatttttgctcctatcttgtgatggtaaacatttctacaaagaagaatgatttttaggtaaccatttgaccttaggtgcctcaaaaattgatctactcaacttattattttgtatggagttctttacggtttctttaggaacccaaatcaatttgtgtgaactatatctcttaaatggatatttataggTAATATGtctgagtttgcaacaaaagttacatttggtggggggtgatacatgcaaggtagggcctttaacaaagttggttggattttggtgagagctactcacaaatccaattctgccttttctatgaatgtgatccttattggtaaggatcatgttcaaggacttgctaccaaccttaaacttttctagagtttctttgagtagcaagttttccttcttaagtTCCTCTAAGTGTTCGCACTTAGTGCAtggtgttgaatatcggattttgatgatgaaaccaattgataatgtttataatttgatctgtgttttgagtgacacaggaagctttgatcagggtgagataattaaagcaagaagaatcatgttgggctaaagagaaacatatcagaagattgaacgtagagccgaaggatcggtcgacatatcagtaGAATGCTTCGTgccataggttcgggcatcgggctaagaagagcgaaaattacgccaaggaaatcggagttgcggaggtcaattggccgattggacaataggccacaagagaggatgatgcaccgaagattcaaataaggcatcgatgaaccaatgacatgctagacaacatttaattagctttgtaataattgtctagatcgaagtaggttttaagtgtgtaggattaactatggtagcggtcaaggcataaagcaaaatgaagtctcggagtcaagaacgagatttcgttgggagttcgagagttcgtcggaagtccggacattcgtcggaagttctattgaAATTGATcgggaagtctaggagcttaccaaagaagctcgtcagaactcgccaagaagatcgtcatgaagtccaggagcttgccgggagtccactagaacattgtcgaaagatcattggaagttcgtcggaagctcgccggaagaaacctaagcttaccagacttatttagcttagtgtatgttttaaaatttgtagttagcacataattgggttagaattgcgccaacttaattaggggctaactgggcccaagtttgggctgtgttaggccaagtgaaaggcccaaacagtgatccaacaagtgaaaccatcgtggcacagtctctgggACTatattaggtggtagtaccgcccaaacacaatctctgagagactatcaggcggtgttaccaccaaactgggtggtggtatcgcccactaTCAGaaagtactagcggtggtaccgctagtaccccgaaaaccagggatgagatatttttaggctccaagtttaaatccatttagagcctataaatacccctctcatccctacttagattacacaagcacaaagaacttaaaagtgagaaaatgctgtagcaattacttgagagatcccctcctctagcttaagtttagaattctatgtagagaggagtgagtgcttgtaaaaggttgtctccgaaACCAATGAAAAGGAAAAGTggggtgtaaaaaggtagttgatctttgcccattgaaagaagattattagtggatgacggtgacctcaacagaggaggaatcagaagtagatgtaggtcacaacgaccaaaccactataaatttcgttgtgctcatttccattctgtttttcattactatcattactttctaagttaattaatagtttatttactctaaagtcaagcgccTTATGagattggtttttatcgtacgaagttttccgaAGATTTTTGAACTAACGAtgcttttatccgctgcactaattcacacacccctccccccccccccccccccctcttagtgtcgactcattcctaacacatgAAGGCAATGAAGGActatcatgcttaaattttttaaatttagtatctaaaagggcatgctccttttttaaacaATTAAATATTTTGCTcataattctacattcatcgaacaaatcatgaaaagaacTTAAAACCTCATTGaaagacaaatttgcatataatgaaccacttacctcatctccgatagccattagtgcacagTTGACGATTTCCTTGTTACTTTGTTCTTTGTCTTCGgaatcgctcgagtcatcccatgttgctttgagcgccttcttcttatttagttgcttcttcttcacttagggacattcacttttgaaatgtctcggcttattgcatttgtagcatataacttgttctttcttgaattcaattttgtttttagtgttatttttatatttatttctttttatgaatttttaaactttcttgtcaaaagtgctaagtcatcatcatagtcctcatcacttgaattttatttcaagtggtcttcatgagttcttagtgtcatatccttcctgttttttggaaggttattctcaagttgcaagtcatttcataagttatcaaagacccaataagttcttcgagtgaaaagtTGTTTAAGTTCTTGACTTCTTGAattgccattactttaggatcctaagtctttgggagagatcttaatattttgttaacaagttcgaaattagaaaaacttttaccaagtccttttagaccattgacgatatccgtaagccgggtgtacatgtctccaatggtctcacttggtttcatctgaaataattcataagtatagactaaaagattaattttggactaCTTTAATATACTAGTGCCCTCTtaagtgatttcaagtgtatgccaaatatcgaaagtcgtttcacaaatagacactagcttggcctcatttttatctaaagcgtaaaacaaggcattcatacccttgacatttaaagcaaaagtcttcttctccaactcattccaatcgttcattgaaagataaaACTTTTGAAAGTCGTTTTCCATAATgttctataactcaaaatccatagaaattagaaaaatcctcattctagtttttcaataggtgtaattcatcccattgaacataggtggacgtgtgattaagtgacccttttggttgccgataaatgtcatctctcttggatttcaaaccaaaatgagagtgactttgctctgataccaattgttaggatcaagaacgacactaaaggggggggggggagatgaATTAGTTCAGCGGATAAAAACAACAAATTTCAACGATTTCGGAAAACTTCGTTTGATGAAATTCTAAGTTCGACAAAAACCCTTAGTTAGACTCaaataagtttgcaagtgagtaGAGAAAAGGGAATTGGATAATTTGAAATGAAGTAAAGtaaaatgcagtaaagagaataagcagtaagaaaagaacacactagaatttatagtggttcggtcgttgtgacctaaatccacttccgattcctcctccatcaaggtcaccggtatccattaatggtcttccttcaatagatgaagatcaactatctttttacaatactttctccttttcatgggtttaggagataactcttacaagcctcacacctcttcttggatgactgcaaaactaaagaaagagatgaggaggactcttgcacttttacaatacttttacactccaacacttaaagatttttccaCACTTAGATATCACTTCGTTACACTTTTATActgaaatgggtggggtatttataagccctaatagctttaaaattggagccaaaaaatgttttatcctggatttttggggtactagtggtaccatcgccagtactggcggtaccaccgtctgagactctgacactaggcaataccatcacctagtctagtGTTACCACAACCTGATAAAGTCTTGGATACAAAGCTCTGgtgataccatcacttgacagggcggtaccaccgcttggcagtaataactaccggtggtaccaccgctaagaccacttgggagaccattCCCTGAGTGGTTCCACCGccctagtctggtggtgccatcgccaaacAGGGTCCAACAACCTGGTTGGGCATTGAATCTGGcacaaaccagtccaattacgggcccaattggctcttgACAGGGTTAATGAAATTACCTCCCAAACTTAACCCTAAttctatgctaactatgatttttaagacgtacactaaacaaaacaagctcgataaatctaggtttcttctagcaagcttccaacgatcttccggcggacttccgatgatctctcggcaattttccaacggacttccgacaagctcctagacttcatgacaatcttctcggcgagttccggcgagcttcttctcggtcaattACGATAGcatttccgacgaacctccggacttccaatgaactctcgaactcccgacgAAATCTCAATCTTGGCTCCGacccttcgttttgctttatgccttgatcactatcgtagttaattctgcacatttttctcaacatataaattttatcaaataatttatcaattgatttgattctcaaaatccgagatatatatatacatacatacatacacacacacgcacacgcacacacacacgcacacacacgtgcacacacacacacacacacacacacacacacacacacccacacacacacacacacacacacacacacacatacatacatatgtatgtatacacatatgtatgtatatatatatatatatgtatatatatacatacatatatatgtatgtatatatatatatatgtgtatacatacatatatatgtgtatacatacatatatatgtgtatacatacatatatatgtatgtatacacatatgtatgtatatatgtgtatacatacatatatatgtatgtatacatatatatgtatacacatatgtatgtatatatacatatatatgtgtatacatacatatatatacatacatatatatgtatgtatatatatatatatatatgtatatatatacatacatacatatatatatacacacacacacacacacacacacacacacacacacacacacacacacacacacacacacacacacacacacatacatacacacacacatacatatgtatgtatgtatgtatgtatgtatgtatatatatatatatatatgtatatatatgtatgtatatataaatgtatatatatatatatatatgtatatatatatatgtatatatatatgtatatatatatgtatatatatatatgtatatatatatgtatatatatatatgtatatatatatgtatatatatatatatgtgtgtatatatgtatatatgtatatatatatatatgtgtgtatatatgtatatatgtgtatatatatatatatgtatatatgtgtatatatatgtatatatgtgtatatatttttatatatgtatatatttatatgtatatatatatatgtatatatacatatatatatatatatatatatatatatatatatacacacacatatatatgtatatatatatatatatgtatataaatgcatatatatatacatatatacatatatatatacatatatatacatatatatgcatataaaacAAACAAACCAGGCTGATAAGATCGAATTTTGCAGAGGAATATTTCTTACACGGAAAACATATTTTAACctaatctctctctcttcttAGCAAGATTCTTCCTGGACCATATAAAAGGAGAGTATGACATCCTTGTCTAGAACACAAGGTGGACTGCAGAAAGCAAGCATGACCACCTTCTGGAAGAAAGGTCCATCGGAACCAACTTACCGTGAATTAAGAGCTTAAAAAAAGGAATTGATACGAACGCAAtggttggaaaaaaaaaaaacaaatctaaGCTTCTATTTCAGTTCATCCCTACTGTGATTACCAAGGATTGTATTGCCTTATCTACAAAAGAATGATTTGCCTCTTCTATAGTTActggaaaaaaaaggaaacaagTTGCAGCAAGATCAATAGCAAAAAAGAAGAGACAAAGAAGGGTGAAAAAGAATTAGGACTGCTCAACCGTCAACAACTTGTCAAAAACCTCTGTTTCCACTTGCTTCTACCTTCCCTGTATTGATGTGACGAATCAAATTAAATTCCTGCCCTTCTGCCATGGGAGAAGGCCAGTTTGTGGGTCAATGAAGGCGATAGAAACCCAATCCCTAAGTCCTGTATCGTTAACCTCGCAGAATCTGCTTGACCAATCTGATGGTTCCACTGCCTTTGTTCCCAGCCCTGGTGCCCGGTCCTTCGACCCCACATTCTCCTCATTTTGCCAATCGGCAACGTAGGTCGCCACCCTCCGGTAAAACTTCTCCTTGAACACTTCCCACACTTGATACTTGTAATGGTTGATCACTATAAGTCCCTTCTCCATGTTCACATACCTCATCCCTTCTTTCAAATGGAAATGGTGCACGACATTGATGAGAGAAGGATTCAGGACCTCTGGACGAACAATTGACTTGTGCCGTTCAGGTGCACCCAGCCTACATGTGTATCCCACCATGACACCCTCCGACGGTGTTGTCTTTCTTCCCGAAGGTCCAAAACTGTAGCAAGCTGTTCTGAGCTCTCCAATCCAAGGCATACTCGAGTAGTTCTGGAGGACATCATGAAGCGTGAAATTGGTTGGAAGGTATAAGAATTCATCGACATCAATGAATCCCACCCACTCGCAATAACCTCTGGCGCGAAGCGCACAATGTGCAAAACCTGCTTCCTGAGTCTTCACCCAGGGCCACAAATGGCGACTGACAACGTAATTGGACATGCCGAGTGATTCAATCACTTGCTCAATGTCATCATCACTGTCGTTATCGTAGATGAACCACCGCTCGACCCCAATGAGTGAGTGGTAGATGATCCATTCCGGGAGGAACCTGGCTTGGTTGCGCATCATTGTGCACACGCACATGGTGTGCCGGTTCTTCCTGCTGCTTAACCGGAGGGTCTCAGGGCGGGCAACGGACGGGAGGGTGATGGCACCACGGCCCTTGGTCTTGACTGATACAAGGGGAGGATTAGGTTCAGATTGGCTGCGGAAACGAAGAAGGACGCTGGGTGGGGTGTTGCAGCGGATGATTTCCTGGGCTGCAGTGAGGGCAGGGGAGGTCAGAAGGTACTTGGGCTTGGCAAAGTTCCAGCCAAAGACGCACTCGTAGCGAGAAGGGTCGGAGAGGCGGGCAGGACGGAGGTTGAAGCCTTTTGCAAAGACAACAGTGGAGTTGTCGTGGGGGTCGAGAAGGGCGGCGTAGGTGAGATGGTCCCAAGGCCGGGGTTTGAGCAGGGGGAGATCAGGCGAAAGGGAGATAGAGAAGCCGCGAGGCGCAAGGGGGCAGCGGATGAAGGAAGTTGGAAAGGAGGGGATGATGGCCGTGAGCCGGAGGTCAGCAAcgggggaagaggaggaggtggtgggatTGCTTGGGGGATAGTAGAGGCAAACAAGATCTAATCTTGGGAGGGAGCTGGAGAATTGGAGGAAGACGAGGACTTGGTCCGGGAAGGAGATGGCTTCTTGGATACGGATGGAAGAAGGGTTGTTACTGCCACGCTTTGCGGCGATGGTGGCGGTGGCCGTGGCGGTGGGGGATATGGACTCTCGCCGGAGGAAGGAGTGATCGGTGGCGACAGCGTTGATGACCGAAGTCTGCCATGTCGGCAGCAGCACCGGGCGGAACGACACTGCCAAATCCAGATCGGAGATGCATCAGAAGCCAACAAGGAAGATTAGATTGccagggaaaaaaaagaaaaagaaggagaaaTGAACTAAACACACTTTGACATCATTAAAACATGTTCTATTGAGAACAAACGATTTCAAGAATAGAAAAGTGGGAAAGCAACGGAGGAGAGGAAAAGATAATATAGATAAGAGGAGTTTAGCCGATTTGGTAGTGGAATAAAAGGGGCAAGCAACGAATTCGATGCCAATAAAGGATTCTTAGAGAAACAAAAGGAAATTAAATTACGAtgttattgttagatttgaaagaTCTGAGTGAATCAAGTAACCTAATCCATTAAATTTCACATAAATCTTCCAAGCAATTGGAGAAGGATGAAGAAAAACGAGGAAAAGCCTACAAATTCGGATGATAATTAGTAAGAAGAAACACAGAGAGATCTGCAAAAGACACAAGATATGGATCACAATCCATGGGATTTAGCTAAAAAACAGCAAGCAAAATAAAATTCGGGAGAAAACCAATAAGAGAAAAAGATCCTTTTTCCGAATTCCACAGGATTACCTCCGAAGATTCGGAAGGTGGAGAAGGCGACGGTGGCAAAGAGGGGGCAGCAGAGGAAGGCGACCAGGGCAAACCACGAGGACGAAGCGGAGGAGCCCCTCGCCCAGGCCCTCCCTCCGCCTGCTCTCCTCCGGCCTTTCATGGATGACCTCAGCACTCCCGGCAGCGTCTGCAGCGAAGCACCAGATCCGAACCTCCTCGTCCTCTCCCGTGCGACCAGCAGCCACTCATAGGCAAGCAGCCCGTTCGACACAGGGTACCATCGCGTGTGTCGGCTCCGAAAGCGCTGGTTATAAGGAAGAGAGGAATcaccgcagagagagagagagagaggaggaggaggaggaggaggaggccgaggAGAGGCGAGATGCTGTCCGTTGTGATTGGGCCGAGCCGATGAACTGTGTTGTTTTGGTGCGATGTGGTTAATGACGGGGTTCACTTTTGAAATTTAACGATACCTACGAGCAGCCGTTCGACGAAACATTCCATCTGATTGTTACGCATTTCCTACCGCATCGGAGACGGGGGCTTTGTGCCACCGTTTCTGTACGTTTGAGTCGGGCTGTTTCAATACTATTGGAAGCAAGTTGCTCATCGCGAATAAAGCAAAAGCAAAAGATAAATAAATTGGGTAATTTACTCAAAAAATAAAGGTTCGAATAATAAGAATTTTTTTGGATGGTGTCGCATGTATATTTTTACCAAGGCCACTCTTTTTACTACAAATATCAAAACTATCTTTAAAATTGAATCGATCCTTTTTATTAAATAAGAT is a window from the Musa acuminata AAA Group cultivar baxijiao chromosome BXJ2-1, Cavendish_Baxijiao_AAA, whole genome shotgun sequence genome containing:
- the LOC135599126 gene encoding glycosyltransferase family 92 protein Os08g0121900-like, with product MKGRRRAGGGRAWARGSSASSSWFALVAFLCCPLFATVAFSTFRIFGVSFRPVLLPTWQTSVINAVATDHSFLRRESISPTATATATIAAKRGSNNPSSIRIQEAISFPDQVLVFLQFSSSLPRLDLVCLYYPPSNPTTSSSSPVADLRLTAIIPSFPTSFIRCPLAPRGFSISLSPDLPLLKPRPWDHLTYAALLDPHDNSTVVFAKGFNLRPARLSDPSRYECVFGWNFAKPKYLLTSPALTAAQEIIRCNTPPSVLLRFRSQSEPNPPLVSVKTKGRGAITLPSVARPETLRLSSRKNRHTMCVCTMMRNQARFLPEWIIYHSLIGVERWFIYDNDSDDDIEQVIESLGMSNYVVSRHLWPWVKTQEAGFAHCALRARGYCEWVGFIDVDEFLYLPTNFTLHDVLQNYSSMPWIGELRTACYSFGPSGRKTTPSEGVMVGYTCRLGAPERHKSIVRPEVLNPSLINVVHHFHLKEGMRYVNMEKGLIVINHYKYQVWEVFKEKFYRRVATYVADWQNEENVGSKDRAPGLGTKAVEPSDWSSRFCEVNDTGLRDWVSIAFIDPQTGLLPWQKGRNLI